ACGCCTGCTGCCATTTATAGAACCAAGATTGAATTTGGTGGAATTAGCTCCCAAAGGTACGGGAAAATCCTATCTGTTTGGACGGGTAGGGAAATATGGATGGCTTGTCAGCGGGGGGACTCTGACGAGAGCAAAAATGTTTGGGGACATCAATGGAAAGAGTCCCGGGCTGATTGCATCGAATGATTTTGTAGCACTGGATGAAATTCAGTCAATCAACTTTCATGACCCGAGTGAAATGCAGGGCGGGCTTAAAGCCTACATGGAAAGTGGAGAGATAACTGTTGGGAAGAATCGTATTATTGGCGGTGCCGGCGTGATACTGTTAGGGAATATCCCACAAACTGAGATGGACGAAACCAGAGACATGTTTCAGAGGCTTCCGAAAGTGTTTCATGAATCGGCATTACTGGACAGGTTCCACGGTTTTATTCGAGGACGCGACATACCGCGTATGAGTGAGAACTTGAAAATTAATGGTTGGGCGCTTAACACAGAGTATTTTTCTGAAATCATGCATTTGCTTCGCCAGTCTGCAGAAACGCTTATTTACCGGCATGTTGTTGAAAAAATGGTAGACTATCCTCCAGAGGCGGATACCCGAGACACTGAAGCGATTTTACGGTTGTGCACGGCCTACCTTAAATTGCTGTTTCCGCATGTTACAGAACCGCACAACATCGACAGGTTGGAGTTCAAGAGATATTGCTTACGTCCCGCAGTGCAGATGCGCACAGTGATCCGGCATCAGTTACAGAAGATAGATCCACTTGAATATGGGGGGAAAAACGTAGCAGCATACACGCTACGTGAGGCACAAAAATGAGCGGAGGGAAACGAATCAATTGTGTCTATTGCGGTAAAGCGAAACTTTCAAGGAATGAAGTTGGACTCAACAAGAAATTTATTCATCAAAAAGTTGAGCGGATGATGTGTCTGGAGTGTCTGGCCGATTATTTCGAGATGACAGAAGAAGAACTGAAAGAGATGATCGAAAGATTTAAACGGGAAGGTTGTGAGTTGTTTTTATGAGATAAAAGCGGTAAATACTGAATCCCTTTATCAGAGATGAATTAATATGATGGACACCACTGCCAAGAAAATTTTTAATCAAAATTTGATTTCCCCACTGAAATTTTAGTTTTGAACAGGCCTTTACCGGCTTGAGAAGCTGGAGTTGTCCACTATATCGATGACGTACAAGGATTCCTTGCCCGGAAAGGTTCGGGTGCCCCGACCCAGCTGCTGGGTGTAGAGCACCCTGGACATGGTGGGCCGGGCCATGACGATCACGGATGTCCGGGGGGAATCCCAGCCTTCGTTGAGCAGGGAGCAGGTGGCCAGGAACTGGATGCGGCCGGCAGGCCATGGTCGGGCAGGCGGTTTCGAAACTTGTGTGCATGGTCCTCCCGCAGCTGCCGGGTGGGCACCATGACCAGGGCCCGGGCGGCCCGGCCTGCCTTGTGCTCTCTGGCATAGTCGGCAATCAGGATTTCGGTTTTGCCCGTGCCCGTGGGCAGCACCACCAGAAAGCTGGTGCCGCCTCTGGCCCGTTCCGCCTGGATGCTGTCCAAAACATCTGCCTGGTGATGGAACAGGGAGAATCCCCGGGACACGCTGATCTTCTGGCCCAGCAGAAAGTCGCCGGGATCGCCGAAAAACAGTTTCATCTCATCCAGGAAATTGTCCGTGGATGTCATGCCCTGGATGGACCAGCGGAACACCTTGATGCCGTATGCGGCCAGCGAGTTCTGTTTGATGAGCTGGTCCTGGTAGCGCTTCCGGCCGATCCGCAGGGGATGGTGCCAGGTTTCCCCGTTTTTTTCGATGGCCAGGTCCCCGGTCCGGGTGCGGATGAAATAATCCACCACCGGGTGTGGCCGTTCATGTCGATGACGGGAAACTCCCGGATCACCCGGTCCAGGGCCCTGCGGCCGTAGCAGTCGATAAATGCCTGCTCGAACAGGGCCTCGGGCATGGTGGGGTCGATGTCGTGCCAGTTCCGGTGGCGGCCCTTTGTCTGGATGCTGTCTTCGGCAAACTCCCGGTTCAGCAGGCGGTCCAGGGTGCGGGCCGCATCCGCCAGGTCGTCCCGGGTGTCGGCCATGAACCGGAACACCCCCCGGTATTTGTGCATCAGGGCATTCTGCTCCTTGGTGTACAGGGTATAAGCAAACGGATACCGGGTGTCGCAGATCCGGTGATCCAGGAGCACGGCCTGGCTGGTGTCCGGGTTGACGAACAGGGCGCCCCGGAAGACCGGGGCATGGAAGGAGAAGCCGTTTGCGGACAGCTTTTTTTCAGCCTGGTCCAGGAGGCTGGGGGCAAACCCGGGGTATGGAGATGACCGGGATTGCATTTATTTTGTGCCGGTCATGGCCGGGCAGTGCTGCCGGGCAGGGTTTGATTGCCGTTTGCCTTTATCAGGCGGCCACACGCCTGATAAAGGCGTCCCCTTTTGCTTGAAAGTCCATAAGATTGACAAACTGTTTATTCGCATTCTGAGTCAGATACATCTGATCTTTTCTGGGCAATTGGTCCATGGCTTCATGAACAAGTCAATGGATTGGGAAATTCTATCGGGCTATTTTTCTGATTCTGAATTTATCATTTTGG
Above is a window of Desulfotignum balticum DSM 7044 DNA encoding:
- a CDS encoding DEAD/DEAH box helicase family protein, coding for MTSTDNFLDEMKLFFGDPGDFLLGQKISVSRGFSLFHHQADVLDSIQAERARGGTSFLVVLPTGTGKTEILIADYAREHKAGRAARALVMVPTRQLREDHAHKFRNRLPDHGLPAASSSWPPAPCSTKAGIPPGHP
- the brxL gene encoding BREX system Lon protease-like protein BrxL, with the translated sequence MVDIEKLRAAYPDTTVYKDPNIVAIFKAASIPSFLRDWILKRKAESDGRIHDAEALRKYIYEIIPRRDNFLELKDEARSDGCTKKFLAKIEIQFNVKSDEYTFAIPDLGLGHNETLIEDYVWERIKEDVVKTSGGWGLVQLGYRSPGGESPRGCFTLLEYKNFCPYIIDLEAYREARCQFTTEEWIDVVLGAIDYNPAGYEDWIQKHTVLTRLLPFIEPRLNLVELAPKGTGKSYLFGRVGKYGWLVSGGTLTRAKMFGDINGKSPGLIASNDFVALDEIQSINFHDPSEMQGGLKAYMESGEITVGKNRIIGGAGVILLGNIPQTEMDETRDMFQRLPKVFHESALLDRFHGFIRGRDIPRMSENLKINGWALNTEYFSEIMHLLRQSAETLIYRHVVEKMVDYPPEADTRDTEAILRLCTAYLKLLFPHVTEPHNIDRLEFKRYCLRPAVQMRTVIRHQLQKIDPLEYGGKNVAAYTLREAQK